Proteins encoded within one genomic window of Streptomyces sp. NBC_00523:
- a CDS encoding MFS transporter: MTSSAPLPSPAAPSDRRRWFALAIVMTAAFMDLVDVTIVNIAIPSIERDTGASFSSIQWIVAGYALAFAAGLITGGRLGDIYGRKRLFLVGIGGFTLASALCGFAANPEMLVASRFLQGATAALMVPQVLSIVHATFPAHERGKVFGLFGAIVGLGAVSGPLLGALLTEWNIAGLEWRPIFLINLPVGILGLILGSKFITESKSPRALRLDLVGVVLVTLGMLMLIYPLTRGRELGWPLWGHLSMAGSVLVFLVLVLFERAKAGRDGSPLIELSLFRVRSFAAGIAVQLTFGIGLGIFFLVWTLYMQMGLGWSALRAGTTGVPFSVSVSVAAGLSVQKLVPRFGRKVLQTGALLMAAGLLLYIWESNHYGMGITSWQMALPLVVMGVGMGLIVAPLADAVLSEVPKEHAGSASGLFNTVQQMGNALGLGLVSVVFYGAIGDRLTPQQVGPAFADAFEQSLWWVAGVLLLIFVVMFALPARPKQHVEGAADDGEPTATETAQEPVLTH; the protein is encoded by the coding sequence ATGACTTCCTCCGCACCACTGCCGTCTCCTGCGGCACCTTCGGACCGACGCCGATGGTTCGCCCTGGCCATCGTGATGACCGCGGCCTTCATGGACCTGGTCGACGTCACGATCGTCAACATCGCCATCCCCAGCATCGAGCGGGACACCGGCGCCTCGTTCAGCTCCATCCAGTGGATCGTCGCCGGATACGCCCTGGCCTTCGCGGCCGGGCTCATCACCGGTGGCCGGCTCGGTGACATCTACGGCCGCAAGCGGCTCTTCCTCGTCGGCATCGGGGGCTTCACCCTCGCCTCCGCGCTCTGCGGATTCGCCGCCAACCCGGAGATGCTGGTCGCCTCCCGCTTCCTGCAGGGCGCCACGGCGGCCCTGATGGTGCCGCAGGTGCTGTCGATTGTGCACGCCACCTTCCCCGCCCACGAGCGCGGCAAGGTCTTCGGCCTCTTCGGCGCGATCGTCGGCCTCGGCGCGGTCTCCGGGCCCCTGCTGGGCGCGCTGCTGACCGAGTGGAACATCGCCGGTCTCGAATGGCGCCCGATCTTCCTGATCAACCTGCCCGTCGGGATCCTCGGCCTGATCCTGGGCAGCAAGTTCATCACCGAGTCGAAGTCGCCCAGGGCGCTGCGCCTCGACCTGGTCGGCGTCGTGCTCGTCACGCTCGGCATGCTGATGCTGATCTACCCGCTGACCCGGGGCCGCGAGCTGGGCTGGCCGCTGTGGGGCCATCTGTCGATGGCCGGGAGCGTTCTCGTCTTCCTCGTGCTCGTGCTGTTCGAGCGCGCCAAGGCCGGGCGGGACGGGTCGCCGCTGATCGAGCTGTCGCTGTTCCGGGTACGGAGCTTCGCCGCCGGGATCGCCGTGCAGCTGACCTTCGGCATCGGGCTCGGCATCTTCTTCCTGGTCTGGACGCTGTACATGCAGATGGGCCTCGGCTGGAGCGCCCTGCGGGCCGGTACGACCGGTGTCCCGTTCTCCGTCTCGGTGTCGGTGGCCGCCGGTCTCTCCGTGCAGAAGCTGGTGCCCCGCTTCGGCCGCAAGGTCCTCCAGACGGGCGCCCTGCTCATGGCGGCCGGGCTGCTGCTCTACATCTGGGAGTCGAACCACTACGGCATGGGCATCACGTCCTGGCAGATGGCGCTGCCCCTGGTCGTCATGGGCGTCGGCATGGGCCTGATCGTGGCGCCGCTGGCCGACGCGGTGCTGTCCGAGGTGCCCAAGGAGCACGCCGGGTCCGCCTCCGGCCTGTTCAACACCGTGCAGCAGATGGGCAACGCGCTGGGCCTCGGACTGGTCTCGGTCGTCTTCTACGGGGCGATCGGCGACCGGCTCACCCCGCAGCAGGTGGGCCCGGCCTTCGCGGACGCCTTCGAGCAGTCGCTGTGGTGGGTGGCCGGTGTGCTGCTGCTGATCTTCGTGGTGATGTTCGCCCTGCCGGCCAGGCCGAAGCAGCACGTCGAGGGCGCGGCGGACGACGGCGAGCCGACCGCGACGGAGACCGCCCAGGAGCCGGTGCTCACGCACTGA
- a CDS encoding questin oxidase family protein, with protein MDETTHRTAPDTTGTLDEALERLHSSGPEREGWLTNHAPMAVEALVRNGQAATVHRWLDHYRAKLEDMPDRFAEVTPANWQEALGDPRRIADWAAYFERETADRPWRDVLAEWWPRLLPGIAGGSTHPVIRLGHSVRTLLTTEETGPRVTEMAHALGYWAARHQPLPPLTPLAPVRTAGDALAAVPRVPDQSGGIRARLAQITAFPQWQGAAATGADEARAGLEELVGAAVHRYTEYGHGNPVMLVHAATAPNAVLRTLPALPRELWVPSVGAAWAASAAVTAAYSPAEAAVLPAGYGASLTAGELFERAAAHGDDHTIKFTDTALDVGDAPALAAALRSVELNPPVL; from the coding sequence ATGGACGAGACGACGCACCGCACCGCCCCCGACACCACCGGCACCCTCGACGAGGCCCTGGAGCGTCTGCACTCCTCCGGCCCCGAGCGCGAGGGCTGGCTGACCAATCACGCGCCCATGGCCGTGGAGGCCCTGGTCCGCAACGGCCAGGCGGCCACCGTGCACCGCTGGCTCGACCACTACCGGGCGAAGCTGGAGGACATGCCGGACCGTTTCGCCGAGGTCACCCCGGCGAACTGGCAGGAGGCCCTGGGCGACCCCCGCCGCATCGCCGACTGGGCGGCCTACTTCGAGCGGGAGACCGCCGACCGCCCCTGGCGCGACGTGCTCGCCGAGTGGTGGCCCCGGCTGCTCCCGGGCATCGCGGGCGGCTCCACGCACCCCGTGATCCGGCTCGGCCACAGCGTGCGCACCCTGCTGACCACCGAGGAGACCGGCCCCCGCGTCACGGAGATGGCGCACGCGCTCGGCTATTGGGCGGCCCGCCACCAGCCGCTGCCCCCGCTGACCCCGCTCGCCCCGGTCCGGACCGCCGGCGACGCGCTGGCCGCCGTACCCCGGGTGCCCGACCAGAGCGGCGGCATCCGGGCCCGGCTGGCCCAGATCACGGCCTTCCCGCAGTGGCAGGGCGCGGCCGCGACCGGCGCGGACGAGGCGCGCGCGGGGCTGGAGGAGCTGGTGGGGGCCGCGGTCCACCGCTATACGGAGTACGGGCACGGCAACCCGGTGATGCTGGTGCACGCGGCGACCGCGCCCAACGCCGTCCTGCGGACGCTGCCGGCGCTGCCGCGCGAGCTGTGGGTGCCGAGCGTGGGGGCGGCCTGGGCGGCGAGCGCGGCGGTGACCGCCGCGTACTCCCCCGCCGAGGCCGCCGTCCTCCCGGCCGGGTACGGGGCGTCGCTCACGGCCGGGGAGCTGTTCGAGCGGGCGGCTGCGCACGGCGACGACCACACCATCAAGTTCACGGACACCGCGCTGGACGTGGGCGACGCACCGGCCCTGGCGGCGGCGCTGCGCTCGGTGGAGCTGAACCCGCCGGTGCTCTGA
- a CDS encoding helix-turn-helix transcriptional regulator — translation MTDTPARLLNLLSLLQTPREWPGSELAERLDVSPRTIRRDIDRLRDLGYPVEASRGSVGGYRLVAGTAMPPLLLDDEEAVAIAVGLRAGAGHAIEGVDEASVRALAKLEQVLPSRLRHRVSTLQNATVPLARGDGSTIDPQTLTVMASAVTGRERLRFAYRAGDGAETRRQVEPYRLVSTGWRWYLVAYDLGREAWRTFRVDRVSEPFATGARFTPRELPEGDAAEFLSSSMARRQPEIEVEVSFAAPPEFVASRLHGRMGPLEPEGEGGSRLRTVLRDKLEWLAVRLAMVDCEFTVHRPPELVAYVAELGGRLSRAGSGGA, via the coding sequence ATGACCGATACCCCGGCACGACTGCTGAATCTGCTGTCACTGCTCCAGACGCCGCGCGAGTGGCCGGGCAGCGAGCTCGCCGAGCGGCTCGACGTCAGCCCGCGCACGATCCGCCGCGACATCGACCGCCTGCGCGACCTCGGCTACCCGGTCGAGGCTTCGCGCGGTTCGGTCGGCGGCTACCGGCTCGTGGCGGGCACCGCCATGCCGCCGCTGCTCCTGGACGACGAGGAGGCGGTCGCCATCGCGGTGGGCCTGCGAGCCGGAGCCGGCCACGCCATCGAGGGCGTGGACGAGGCGTCCGTACGGGCGCTGGCGAAGCTGGAGCAGGTGCTGCCCTCCCGGCTTCGCCACCGGGTCTCCACCCTCCAGAACGCGACGGTCCCCCTCGCCCGGGGCGACGGTTCGACCATCGACCCGCAGACCCTGACCGTGATGGCGTCGGCGGTCACCGGCCGGGAGCGGCTGCGCTTCGCGTACCGGGCGGGCGACGGCGCGGAGACACGGCGCCAGGTCGAGCCGTACCGGCTGGTGAGCACCGGGTGGCGCTGGTACCTGGTGGCGTACGACCTGGGGCGCGAGGCATGGCGCACCTTCCGCGTCGACCGGGTCAGCGAGCCGTTCGCGACCGGGGCCCGGTTCACGCCGAGGGAGCTGCCGGAGGGGGACGCGGCGGAGTTCCTGTCCAGCTCGATGGCGCGCCGGCAGCCGGAGATCGAGGTGGAGGTGAGCTTCGCGGCGCCGCCGGAGTTCGTGGCCTCGCGGCTGCACGGCCGGATGGGGCCGCTGGAGCCGGAGGGCGAGGGCGGCTCCCGGCTGCGGACCGTGCTGCGGGACAAGCTGGAGTGGCTGGCGGTGCGGCTGGCGATGGTGGACTGCGAGTTCACCGTGCACCGGCCGCCGGAGCTGGTGGCGTACGTGGCGGAGCTGGGCGGCCGGCTCAGCCGCGCGGGGTCCGGCGGGGCGTAG
- a CDS encoding sigma-70 family RNA polymerase sigma factor, producing the protein MATRAVARRSSATGGTNRASSVRAVGGEIADRDLVGMYLDEIARTPLLDAAKEVDLSQAVEAGVYAHQILDGQVESDAGGASREELEALVAEGERAKDVFIRSNLRLVVAVARRYPRAGLPLLDLIQEGNAGLVRAVEKFDYAKGFKFSTYATWWIRQAITRSIADQSRTIRLPVHLVEELGRIRRVQREFNRENGRDPEHAEIAAELGSTPGRVGDVLDWARDPVSLNMSVDDEGDTQFGDLLEDTSAISPEQSVLTLLRSEELEELIGKLDNRTASIIRMRYGIEDGRERTLTEVGKQHGLTRERIRQIEKHALLELKRMAHDTGFDAAA; encoded by the coding sequence ATGGCAACCCGTGCCGTCGCCCGTCGTTCGTCCGCCACCGGCGGGACCAACCGGGCGAGCAGTGTTCGCGCCGTGGGCGGAGAGATCGCCGATCGCGACCTGGTCGGCATGTACCTGGACGAGATAGCGCGTACGCCGCTGCTCGACGCCGCCAAGGAAGTCGACCTCTCGCAGGCTGTCGAGGCCGGTGTCTACGCGCACCAGATCCTCGACGGCCAGGTGGAGAGCGACGCGGGCGGCGCCTCGCGCGAGGAGTTGGAGGCGCTGGTCGCCGAGGGCGAGCGCGCCAAGGACGTGTTCATCCGCTCCAACCTCCGTCTCGTCGTCGCCGTCGCCCGCCGCTACCCGCGGGCCGGGCTCCCCCTGCTCGACCTGATCCAGGAGGGCAACGCGGGCCTGGTGCGCGCGGTCGAGAAGTTCGACTACGCCAAGGGCTTCAAGTTCTCCACGTACGCCACGTGGTGGATCCGCCAGGCCATCACCCGTTCCATAGCGGACCAGTCGCGCACGATCCGGCTCCCCGTCCACCTGGTGGAGGAGCTGGGCCGCATCCGCCGGGTGCAGCGCGAGTTCAACCGGGAGAACGGCCGCGACCCGGAGCACGCCGAGATCGCCGCCGAGCTGGGCTCCACGCCGGGGCGCGTCGGCGACGTCCTGGACTGGGCCCGCGACCCGGTCAGCCTCAACATGTCCGTGGACGACGAGGGCGACACGCAGTTCGGTGACCTCCTGGAGGACACCTCCGCCATCTCGCCCGAGCAGTCCGTGCTCACGCTGCTGCGCAGCGAGGAGCTGGAGGAGCTGATCGGCAAGCTCGACAACCGCACCGCGTCGATCATCCGCATGCGGTACGGAATCGAGGACGGCCGCGAGCGCACGCTCACCGAGGTCGGCAAGCAGCACGGCCTCACCCGCGAGCGCATCCGCCAGATCGAGAAGCACGCGCTCCTCGAATTGAAGCGAATGGCTCACGACACGGGCTTTGACGCTGCGGCCTGA
- a CDS encoding P1 family peptidase, giving the protein MTRQDALTDVHGLRVGHAQVPGEGALTGTTVVLAPEGGVVAAVDVRGGGPGTRETDALDPRNLVQRIDAVVLTGGSAYGLDAASGVMAWLEERGRGVRVGADPAQVVPVVPAACVFDLGRGGDWRARPDAATGRAAVEDAARAAEGAAVAEGCVGAGTGAVAGQLKGGVGTASVLLPSGLTVGALVVVNAAGSVLDPRTGVLFGEYGGEEPALAPPAEVHEAARRRLAQARDTDARPPLNTTLAVVATDAALTRAQAQKLAGTAHDGLARAIRPVHLMTDGDTVFALATGRRDLDAEDPVALNPLLAAGAEAVARAIVKAVRAAEGVRGRDGGGTFPSYGDLYGPVPPA; this is encoded by the coding sequence ATGACCCGTCAGGATGCCCTCACCGACGTTCACGGCCTGCGGGTCGGCCACGCCCAGGTCCCCGGGGAGGGCGCTCTCACCGGGACCACCGTGGTGCTCGCTCCCGAGGGCGGGGTCGTCGCCGCCGTCGATGTGCGGGGCGGCGGGCCGGGGACGCGGGAGACGGACGCGCTGGATCCGCGCAACCTGGTCCAGCGCATCGACGCGGTCGTGCTCACCGGCGGCAGCGCGTACGGGCTCGACGCCGCGTCCGGGGTGATGGCCTGGCTGGAGGAGCGGGGGCGCGGGGTGCGGGTGGGCGCCGATCCGGCCCAGGTGGTCCCCGTGGTCCCGGCCGCCTGCGTGTTCGACCTGGGCCGGGGCGGCGACTGGCGGGCCAGGCCGGACGCGGCGACGGGCCGGGCGGCCGTGGAGGACGCCGCCCGGGCGGCGGAGGGCGCGGCGGTCGCCGAGGGGTGCGTCGGCGCGGGCACGGGGGCGGTGGCCGGGCAGCTCAAGGGCGGGGTGGGCACCGCGAGCGTCCTGCTGCCGTCCGGGCTCACCGTCGGCGCGCTCGTCGTGGTCAACGCGGCGGGCTCGGTGCTCGATCCCCGTACCGGGGTGCTGTTCGGGGAGTACGGCGGCGAGGAGCCGGCGCTCGCCCCGCCGGCCGAGGTCCACGAGGCAGCGCGACGGCGCCTGGCGCAGGCGCGCGACACGGATGCGCGCCCCCCGCTCAACACCACGCTCGCCGTCGTCGCCACCGACGCCGCGCTCACCCGGGCCCAGGCGCAGAAGCTGGCGGGCACCGCGCACGACGGGCTGGCGCGCGCCATCCGGCCCGTGCACCTGATGACCGACGGGGACACCGTGTTCGCGCTCGCCACCGGCCGGCGGGACCTGGACGCGGAGGACCCGGTCGCGCTCAACCCGCTGCTCGCGGCGGGTGCGGAGGCGGTGGCCCGGGCCATCGTGAAGGCGGTCCGGGCGGCGGAGGGCGTCCGGGGCAGGGACGGCGGGGGCACCTTCCCCTCGTACGGCGACCTCTACGGGCCGGTCCCGCCCGCGTGA
- a CDS encoding DUF6227 family protein, giving the protein MSDPYETTEQHLERILRRALNSFDLPDSTVERLGSALAHSSSLYSSHHSAALHRETYRHTYLLSDGSALTLWELVHSGPRGDGHPDTRQHELYDDEADAHIAAARLTGSLWDLPDFCDDEKARADLELMSALLAAPPAPLPRMYAPDNSADHARRVLRRAENGDGPGEETARLLRAAFAHHITQVFGRQCRVEGRDAGFTLYEHAFLLLDGSETSLWEVEHTATPDGRHMCEVYGDEATARGAMEARTRIC; this is encoded by the coding sequence TTGAGCGATCCGTACGAGACGACCGAGCAGCACCTCGAGCGAATCCTGCGTCGGGCTCTCAATTCGTTCGACCTCCCCGACTCCACGGTGGAGCGGCTGGGCTCCGCGCTGGCGCACAGCAGCTCCCTGTACTCCTCCCACCACAGCGCCGCCCTGCACCGCGAGACCTACCGCCACACGTATCTGCTGAGCGACGGCTCCGCGCTGACCCTGTGGGAGCTGGTGCACAGCGGTCCGCGCGGGGACGGCCATCCCGACACCCGGCAGCACGAGCTGTACGACGACGAGGCCGACGCGCACATCGCCGCCGCCCGGCTGACCGGCAGCCTGTGGGACCTCCCCGACTTCTGCGACGACGAGAAGGCCCGGGCCGACCTGGAGCTCATGTCGGCGCTGCTGGCCGCGCCCCCGGCCCCGCTCCCCCGGATGTACGCGCCGGACAACTCCGCGGACCACGCCCGCCGGGTGCTGCGCCGCGCGGAGAACGGCGACGGGCCCGGCGAGGAGACCGCCCGGCTGCTGCGGGCCGCCTTCGCACACCACATCACGCAGGTCTTCGGCCGCCAGTGCCGCGTGGAGGGCCGGGACGCCGGTTTCACGCTGTACGAGCACGCGTTCCTGCTGCTCGACGGCAGCGAGACGAGCCTGTGGGAGGTCGAGCACACGGCGACCCCGGACGGCCGCCACATGTGCGAGGTGTACGGCGACGAGGCGACGGCGCGCGGCGCGATGGAAGCCCGTACCCGCATCTGCTGA
- a CDS encoding dioxygenase family protein: MTITSERMPALYLSHGAPPLADDPVWPGELAAWSAELPRPTAVLMVSAHWEEAPLALGATETLPLVYDFWGFPEHYYQVRYAAPGAPRLAESVRKLLRGAGTPVQDIPDRGLDHGAYVPLVEMFPDADIPVLQISLPTLDPQKLMDIGRKLAPLRDEGVLIIGSGFFTHNLAALRHTGGGVPGWSAEFDDWGNRALQAQDIDALLDFEHKSPAGRLAHPRTEHFAPLFVTLGAAEQELGQGRSVIDGFWMGLAKRSVQYG; this comes from the coding sequence ATGACCATCACCTCGGAGCGCATGCCCGCCCTCTACCTCTCCCACGGGGCCCCGCCGCTCGCCGACGACCCCGTCTGGCCCGGCGAGCTGGCCGCCTGGTCGGCGGAGCTCCCGCGCCCCACCGCCGTCCTCATGGTGTCCGCGCACTGGGAGGAGGCCCCGCTCGCGCTCGGCGCCACCGAGACGCTTCCGCTGGTGTACGACTTCTGGGGCTTCCCGGAGCACTACTACCAGGTCAGGTACGCGGCCCCGGGTGCCCCGCGGCTCGCCGAGAGCGTCCGCAAACTGCTGCGCGGCGCCGGTACGCCGGTCCAGGACATCCCGGACCGCGGCCTCGACCACGGCGCGTACGTCCCGCTGGTCGAGATGTTCCCGGACGCCGATATTCCGGTGCTCCAGATCTCCCTGCCGACGCTCGACCCGCAGAAGCTGATGGACATCGGGCGCAAGCTGGCGCCGCTGCGCGACGAGGGCGTCCTGATCATCGGCAGCGGCTTCTTCACGCACAACCTGGCCGCCCTGCGCCACACCGGCGGCGGCGTCCCCGGCTGGTCGGCGGAGTTCGACGACTGGGGGAACCGGGCGCTCCAGGCGCAGGACATCGACGCGCTCCTGGACTTCGAGCACAAGTCCCCGGCGGGCCGCCTGGCACACCCGCGCACCGAGCACTTCGCCCCGCTCTTCGTCACCCTCGGCGCCGCCGAGCAGGAGCTCGGCCAGGGGCGCAGCGTGATCGACGGCTTCTGGATGGGGCTTGCGAAGCGCTCGGTGCAGTACGGATAG
- a CDS encoding MFS transporter, with product MTEPPEAAGAAAQPAPGGRTGAVDGPDGAPVPGGSGRAGGLVPRSVTARATAAGVIVSLLLVVAIVLGSRFLEHFDSALLPYAVATVFLAFGVAYRYTVWVSAPGAKRLFKKGWGSLFSMDNFRRAPTALPKMIATYLGFQKFLGARSHARWAAHQLIFWGCILASLITFPLTWGWFTFTSGTGSGPGYEMRIWGFKILGFDSLDFLGWLMFHGLDIAAVLVIPGASYFLWRRMKDRAAITGQRFAYDLVPLIALIVISVTGLLLTFSSIFLHGGGYEFLAILHMVAVVFTLIYIPFGKFFHIVQRPAAVGMQLFKYTGRQDEEVFACRRCEEPIDTAPYVDNLRGTMRDLSLGFDEWAEYCPRCKRVLRGSAYLSHVKKGFK from the coding sequence GTGACCGAGCCACCTGAAGCCGCAGGCGCAGCCGCGCAGCCCGCCCCCGGGGGCCGTACCGGGGCCGTCGACGGGCCGGACGGCGCGCCGGTGCCGGGCGGATCCGGGCGGGCCGGGGGGCTCGTGCCCCGGTCCGTCACCGCGCGGGCGACCGCGGCGGGCGTCATCGTCTCCCTCCTGCTCGTCGTGGCCATCGTGCTCGGCAGCCGGTTCCTGGAGCACTTCGACTCCGCGCTGCTGCCGTACGCCGTGGCCACCGTCTTCCTGGCCTTCGGCGTCGCGTACCGGTACACCGTGTGGGTCTCCGCCCCCGGCGCCAAGCGGCTGTTCAAGAAGGGCTGGGGGAGCCTCTTCTCGATGGACAACTTCCGCCGCGCGCCCACCGCGCTGCCGAAGATGATCGCCACCTACCTCGGCTTCCAGAAGTTCCTCGGCGCCCGCTCGCACGCCCGCTGGGCCGCCCACCAGCTGATCTTCTGGGGCTGCATCCTCGCCTCGCTGATCACCTTCCCGCTGACCTGGGGCTGGTTCACCTTCACCTCGGGCACCGGCTCCGGACCCGGCTACGAGATGCGCATCTGGGGCTTCAAGATCCTCGGGTTCGACTCCCTCGACTTCCTCGGCTGGCTGATGTTCCACGGCCTGGACATCGCCGCCGTCCTCGTCATCCCCGGCGCCTCGTACTTCCTGTGGCGGCGGATGAAGGACCGGGCGGCCATCACCGGCCAGCGCTTCGCCTACGACCTGGTGCCGCTGATCGCGCTCATCGTCATCTCGGTGACGGGGCTGCTGCTCACCTTCTCCTCGATCTTCCTGCACGGCGGCGGCTACGAGTTCCTGGCGATCCTCCACATGGTCGCGGTGGTCTTCACCCTCATCTACATCCCGTTCGGGAAGTTCTTCCACATCGTCCAGCGCCCCGCCGCCGTCGGCATGCAGCTGTTCAAGTACACCGGCCGGCAGGACGAAGAGGTCTTCGCCTGCCGCCGCTGCGAGGAACCCATCGACACCGCCCCGTACGTCGACAACCTCCGCGGCACCATGCGCGACCTCAGCCTCGGTTTCGACGAGTGGGCCGAATACTGCCCGCGCTGCAAGCGGGTGCTGCGAGGCAGCGCCTACCTCTCCCATGTGAAGAAGGGCTTCAAGTGA
- a CDS encoding MarR family winged helix-turn-helix transcriptional regulator, translating into MEYMTTASTGAPLWLTDEEQCVWRAYLHATTLLEDHLDRQLQADAGMPHIYYGLLVQLSQAPRHRLRMTELARNAKITRSRLSHAVARLEKNGWVRREDCPSDKRGQNAVLTDEGHAMLRRSAPGHVKAVRQAMFDRLTPEQVRSLGEIMQVLAAGLQPEGADADLPWLR; encoded by the coding sequence GTGGAGTACATGACCACGGCATCAACCGGTGCGCCGCTCTGGCTCACCGACGAAGAACAATGCGTCTGGCGCGCGTATCTGCACGCCACCACGCTTCTGGAGGATCACCTCGACCGCCAGTTGCAGGCCGATGCCGGCATGCCGCACATCTACTACGGCCTGCTCGTCCAGCTCTCCCAGGCGCCCCGGCACCGGCTGCGGATGACCGAACTGGCCAGGAACGCCAAGATCACCCGCTCCCGCCTCTCCCACGCGGTCGCCCGGCTGGAGAAGAACGGCTGGGTCCGCCGCGAGGACTGCCCCTCCGACAAGCGCGGCCAGAACGCCGTCCTCACCGACGAGGGCCACGCGATGCTGCGCCGCTCGGCCCCCGGCCATGTGAAGGCCGTCCGCCAGGCGATGTTCGACCGCCTCACGCCCGAGCAGGTGCGCTCGCTCGGCGAGATCATGCAGGTCCTGGCGGCCGGACTCCAGCCGGAGGGCGCGGACGCCGACCTCCCCTGGCTGCGCTGA